Proteins encoded within one genomic window of Acidihalobacter prosperus:
- the iscX gene encoding Fe-S cluster assembly protein IscX, which yields MSWKDTLEIAIALDEAHPDVDPRYVRFTDLHAWVCDLDGFEDNPEHSNERILEAIQMAWLEERG from the coding sequence CTGAGCTGGAAGGACACGCTGGAGATCGCGATTGCGCTGGACGAAGCCCATCCGGACGTCGATCCTCGCTATGTGCGCTTCACCGATCTGCACGCCTGGGTTTGCGATCTGGATGGGTTCGAAGACAATCCCGAGCATTCGAATGAGCGTATTCTGGAGGCCATTCAGATGGCCTGGCTGGAAGAGCGTGGCTAG
- the ndk gene encoding nucleoside-diphosphate kinase — protein MAVERTLSIIKPDAVAKNIIGEIYSRFERAGLKIVAARMLHLSREQAEAFYAVHKERPFFKDLVDFMISGPVMVQALEGENAVARHREIMGATDPKQAEPGTIRADFADSIDENAVHGSDAVETATQEVNFFFGPDELCARTR, from the coding sequence ATGGCGGTTGAACGTACGCTATCCATCATCAAGCCTGATGCGGTGGCCAAGAACATCATCGGCGAAATCTATAGCCGTTTTGAGCGCGCCGGACTGAAAATCGTTGCCGCCCGTATGCTGCACCTGTCGCGCGAGCAGGCCGAGGCATTCTATGCCGTGCACAAGGAACGTCCCTTCTTCAAGGATCTGGTCGACTTCATGATTTCCGGGCCGGTGATGGTGCAGGCGCTCGAGGGCGAGAATGCCGTCGCCCGTCATCGCGAGATCATGGGCGCCACCGATCCCAAGCAGGCCGAGCCGGGCACGATTCGCGCCGATTTCGCCGATTCGATCGACGAGAATGCGGTGCATGGTTCGGATGCCGTCGAGACGGCGACCCAGGAAGTGAATTTCTTCTTCGGTCCGGATGAACTCTGCGCGCGGACGCGCTGA
- the rlmN gene encoding 23S rRNA (adenine(2503)-C(2))-methyltransferase RlmN produces MSPDAKTNLLGLPRQALEAYFGERGEAPFRARQVMKWMHHHGVADFAEMTDLAKALRLRLAGEAQVRAPEVVMEQASADGTRKWLLRLDDGNCIETVFIPDDGRGTLCVSSQVGCALDCTFCSTARQGFNRNLSAAEIVAQLWVAKRHLQPDPGRSRVITNVVLMGMGEPLLNYDAVIDAMDLMMDDLAYGLGKRRVTLSTSGVIPAMDRLKDRLDVSLAVSLHAPNDALRDQLVPLNRKYPIADLLAACRRFVEGKKHKQRVTFEYVMLKGVNDSPEHARELVRLLHDVPSKVNLIPFNPFPETRFTRSDPQTIDRFRDILIAAGLTTITRKTRGDDIDAACGQLAGKVQDRSRRALRFARLEQDLTV; encoded by the coding sequence ATGTCGCCTGACGCGAAAACCAATCTGCTGGGTTTGCCCCGACAAGCGCTCGAAGCCTATTTCGGCGAGCGGGGCGAGGCCCCGTTTCGCGCGCGTCAGGTGATGAAGTGGATGCATCATCATGGTGTCGCCGACTTCGCGGAAATGACCGATCTGGCCAAGGCCCTGCGCCTGCGTCTTGCCGGCGAGGCGCAGGTGCGGGCACCGGAAGTGGTGATGGAGCAGGCATCCGCAGATGGGACCCGCAAATGGCTGCTGCGCTTGGATGACGGCAATTGCATCGAAACCGTGTTCATCCCGGATGACGGTCGTGGGACCCTGTGCGTCTCATCGCAGGTTGGCTGTGCGCTCGACTGCACCTTCTGTTCCACCGCGCGTCAGGGTTTCAACCGTAACCTCAGTGCCGCTGAGATCGTCGCGCAGCTGTGGGTGGCCAAGCGGCATCTGCAGCCCGATCCAGGCCGCTCGCGCGTGATCACGAACGTGGTGCTGATGGGTATGGGCGAGCCGCTGCTCAATTACGATGCGGTCATCGACGCGATGGATCTGATGATGGACGATCTGGCCTATGGTCTCGGCAAGCGACGTGTCACGCTGAGCACCTCCGGCGTGATCCCGGCGATGGACCGTCTCAAGGACCGTCTCGACGTGAGTCTCGCGGTATCACTGCATGCACCCAACGACGCGTTGCGCGACCAGCTGGTGCCGCTCAACCGCAAGTACCCGATTGCGGATCTGCTGGCGGCTTGCCGCCGTTTCGTCGAGGGCAAGAAGCACAAGCAGCGGGTAACCTTCGAATACGTCATGCTCAAGGGTGTCAACGATAGTCCCGAGCATGCCCGCGAACTCGTACGCCTGCTGCACGACGTGCCGTCGAAGGTCAATCTCATCCCGTTCAATCCGTTTCCGGAAACGCGATTCACGCGCTCGGACCCACAAACGATCGATCGCTTCCGCGACATCCTGATCGCCGCAGGCCTGACCACGATTACCCGCAAGACGCGGGGTGACGACATCGATGCCGCCTGCGGTCAGCTGGCCGGGAAGGTGCAGGATCGCAGCCGCCGCGCCTTGCGCTTTGCGCGCCTGGAACAGGATCTGACCGTATGA